GATTATGATTAGATTAAATGATAATGATTAATTAGTAATGTTAGTGAttgattaaaattaaattattggTGGTAGATTAGTAGAGAAATCAGATCTATGTGAGAGAGTtgagatttttgagaggaagaataaaaagaagtgaaaaaACTTGGGTTTCGAGATTTTAGAGGTtaaaagtgaccaaaatgtgtgattcaaattagATTCACAGGTATAGTCGTAGACATGTTAAATATCCATTTTTTTAGGTTGAATtcttaaaaaaagaaattgaattCTTACAAACCATTTCAGATATTTAGTGTTGGGTTCCGCTATATAATTACTAGTCGAATCTTGTTGGGAAGAACCGTTCGGATGATACTTCCAAAGGAGAACCTAAGTGTATGAAAAAAATTGACGTTCGGCTTATTCAAACTGCAATTGTTGTTGGCTGAAATTTTACTTCGCTTGTCTGGTTTTTTTATCAGTTGTGACTTATAGAGTcatgttcggcttactatgataCAACTGAACCTGGTAGTGTAAAAACACAAGTCAAAAGTTCGGCTATACAACTGTCTTTCCAATATGAGCCGAACCTTTCCTTGGTGCAACATTTTTATAGGTACGTCTCGAACTAGACGAACATTGATTTTGTCCGAAATAAACAAGGTTCGgctaaaaataatatatattaGATAATCAGCTGAACCTAAAGGTCTTCTTCGTTATAAATTGGGTTTGGCTGAAAACGTGATTAGTCGCactgttcttctgaaacattaaAAAACGAAGAACAAAGATCTGGATTCCAATATGAGGATTTGGAGCTGAAACCCTTGCCCAACGCTTCACACGACTCATCTTATATTTATGGTTTTAATCAATGATCAAAGATTTCTGAATCGATAATAATCAATGacgaaaaataaaatcataacAGTTCGATATTAATTAGGTTAGGTCTATGTTTTAAATTTAAGTGAAGGATACTTAAGTAATTTAAAACAATTAAGGATAATTAGTAATCTACCCGATACCCATACCTCTTATAAACCCACCAtagataggaaaatgattttataTGCCTCAAAAGAGGATTCGAGAATTTGGCCAATAAAATAAAGCTTCCGCAACAGTAGGAATTGAAGGCCCAACAAGAGAATTTTTATGACAGAGAATTTGACCGATAAAATTCCTGGGAATGGAGGCACAGCAGGCAATGGCCTGGGCCGGAAAATTCCTGGCCGGTAAAATTCTTGGCAATGGCCTGGGCCGGAATGACCAGTCTACCGGACCCCTCAACAATGCTGAGCATTAAGGCGTAGGCAGGGACTACGGTATGCTACTTTAACGGTCGTGAATGCGTAAACCCAATTAAAGTAGTGTACCCAATCACTGCTCCGTAACATTTGCGGCACGTTATGTGTCAAACTTCCTTTTGCCTTCGGGTTGTGCAAGCCGTAGGCAGGCCAGCGTAAAATCCATGTCTTACTTTCGGGAGTTAACATTGCCTCCTACTCACCCGACCCGGTACTTGTTACTGGAAAAGGGTTTTGGTCTTTGGAGGCACAACAGGCATATGAAAGGCCCAATAAGAGAAGTTTCACGATAGAGAATTTGGCCAATAAAGTTCCTGGCAATGGAAGCAGAACAGCCATCCCCCTCTATGATTGCAACAAAGATGCTCATTTTAGTAGTGTTACCTGTAAGAGCAGACCCAAAAAAACTCATCTAAGTTCTGAAACACATCCGTAGAATTTGTGGTGTAAGGACTCGATTTTTCATCATTTCGAccatgaaaataaaaatatgacAAACAGAAATTCCATGGATTTGAGAATTCATCAATCAATAACTTTATATTAAATGCCAATGCTCGAAAGCTTTGTGTACTACGTACTTAAATCTTAGAACTCTAATACATTTTGATGATGACCGCGACAACAATAAATAGGCAAGCCAGATTGAGGACGCATCACTTATCGTCTCTGGAAGTTAAAAGTTTTAATGGCAAATGCAAAGATGAAGGCGAAGAGTACAGTAAAGCCAACGACAACAACTGCAACCACAGGCTGGAAATCACGCTCGAACCCAAAATAATTTTGCATGAAAAACTCCACTGTCACGCCTGTATCAACCATGGTAGTTTGTATGTCTCCAAATTGTGAGACAGCCAATCCGTATAAGGTCCATGCAACAGGGCATGCCCAGTAATACCATCTCCACCAAATTGGAATTTTCTGTAATCAGTAACAAAAGGAAAAACATTAGAGAATGACCAGAAAATACAGACTTCGTAGTTTTTGGGAATTTGATGTCAATGTCCATTGTGACGTACCGTTCGTGGGATTATAAATCCTGAAAAGAGATTCCATAAACCGTAGAAAGCCGAACCAATAATAGCAGCAATGTTTTGGTTTGGTGTCACTGCCACGGTCATCATTCCATAGAACGTAAAGTAACACAAAGTGAAGAACATATAGAAGATATACCAGAAGAACTTTACTGGTGTCCATTCAAACCCGATCATGGCGTACACTATAATTCCGTACACCAAAGACTGAATTAAGATATAGGGAATCTCAACTACTACCTGCAATGATAAGACAAGAAGTCAACGACCGCCGGAACAAGTATGCTCAGTTACTCACCTCAAAATCATCACGAAAGAAAATATCAATTTACCTGTCCAAATGCATATGGCAAGGCGGAGTACATTCCAGCAGCTCTTTCTCGGTAAAATACTGTTCGTTCTACAGCAACAACTGGCTGCACTGAAGAGGTATTCTGAACTCCGAGAAAGAGAACAGCAGCATACATTGAACCCAAAGCATTAAACAGATCTTGTCTTTGTGACCTGCAATTTTAGAAACAACAGATATTAAAGAGATTGAATCATGacaagaaaaatacaaaagtcgGATGTACTTGAAATATAATATGACTTACGTCTTTGTTCCAAGATCCCAAAAAATTGTACCAAACATCAGTGCAATGACCACTGTAAAGAAAAATCTCACTGCCGTGTATGGAGGGTTTCGCCAGTATGACCAATGTTGTTTCCATAGGCAAGCCATGCATTGAGTAAAGAATGATCTCGAGTACATGGTCGGGAAGTACAAGTCCTTTGTACCAGGAGGTGCGACACTTAATTCTTTGATGAGTTCTTTGTTTCTCTTGTATAGCTCCGAGTTTTTGTATACATCAGTGAAGTCAATCCCTAGACCACCTTCTTGTCCCGCAGAAGTCACCTCCAACATCCACGTTGCTGGATTATAACCATCTTTAATTTTACTGACTCCTTCAATTCCCTGAATTGGATTGACACATTAATTGTCAGTAGTGTATTCAGTAATTAAATGTGAAGTATAAACTAGAAATTGCAtgtttatttcttaaatattcttTAGGCTTCACCTCAAAATAGCGAATTAGATGGCAAGAATGGTGCCCCAATGGTCCGGCGTAAATTTCCTGTCCTCCTCTCTTCATTAGGAATAACTCGTCGAAGGATTCAAATATGTCAATGCTGGGCTGATGGATGGTGCAAACAACAGTTCTTCCAGTGTCCACAGTGTTCCTCACTGCTCTCATCACAATTGCTGCTGCCCTTGCATCCAGGCCAGACGTCGGCTCATCCATGAAGATAATGGATGGGTTCGCAACCAACTCAACAGCAATGGTTAATCGTTTTCTTTGCTCAGTTGATAGACCATTCACACCAGGCAACCCAACTAGTGCTCCCCGCAGTGAAGACAACTCGACGAGCTCCATCACCTCCTCAACGAACATCTGCACTCAATAATAaccaaatatatttatttttgtgtatCAAAATGATTATCAACAAACTTAACGGTTTTGCTTTATCCGACGGGAACTAAATCAAACACCACACTGCGAACCTTTCTTATTTCAGGTTTTACTTCCTTTGGTAATCGAAGCCAAGCGGAATAGACAATAGACTCATAAACTGTGACATGTGGAGAATGAATATCGTTCTGCTCGCAGTATCCTGATATGCGAGCAAATGTCTCTTGCTTCTTTGGATATCCAGATATCATGATGTTTCCATCAGTATATCCACCTGTTTTTCGTCCCGCCAAAACATCCATAAGAGTAGTCTTACCCGCACCACTAACACCCATTAAAGCCGTAAGAACTCCTGGCCTAAAAGCTCCACTGACACCTTTTAGAAGCTCCAACCTGTCTTCAGTAACTCCTTCAGCTTTCATTTCCTGAGTAAATGCCACACATTTTATTTTCGAGTTTCCAATGTTTGTGTCAGGTTCGAGATCCAACAATCACTTAATTAGAAGTGTATTACTTTTTGAATATCGAACTTACCGGTGGCATGTCGACAGAATACTTAATGTTGTCAAAAGTGATAGAAAGAGGCTGAAATGGAAGAACCATTCCACGCTTTTTGTTTCCCTTAGCCTCGTTAATGGCATCcatccttgttgatgatgatgctgACGAGATACTTCTCTTAATATCCTCAGTCCCACCTGCGGTTACATTTTTACTCAAATTcgatacacaaaattaaaccataaaTTGAGTAAGCAAACAAGAATTTGTTGCATCATAATCACCTCCGACTCGATGACTGGTGGAGCCCTTTTTATGGGAGGTTGACTCCATATCTTCTCCAGTTTTGCCAGATGCTAAATCATTAGACATGACTGCCCGGGAATTTGCAAATGCTGCacaaatttgattgcaccattaTAAATGTTACCTTTTGATTGCACCATTAGAAATGCTACCTTAGTCACAATTTTCGAAAGCGTAGGAAGATGCTCACGGTTGAGATAAGTAAGAGCCAAAGTGAAAAACAAGTTGAATAAGATGACATATCCAAGCAACGCCCCAACTCCAATCCAATACCAAGATGGATCTGCATAGAATCCGCGAGATTTGATAACTGCTTCACCTAGTGTCTCATTCATACCGGGAAGAACCTACAAAACAGTGATTAGTTAGTTCTGAGCCGAGGAAAATTCAGTTGGGACAATTTCATCCTTGACGATATATTTGAAACTCTAATTCTTACTTTATTCCACTGATCCCCATAAAACTCGTTTACGAGTATTGCGTTTGTCCCATACATTAGGGGAGATATCCAGTATCCCCAAATCCACCATTTCTTCACATTATCTGTAGCATAGGAAGTTAACTATAAATATGAAAGGCaactaaaaacaacaacaaagaaaacaaaagagattgaaattatttgatttgatttggaGTATAATTACTTTGAGACAGAATGAATCCCCCGAGAGCCAATAGAATGAGTAACGCAAATGATCCAATTGTATTTGCAACTATCATATTTCTCCCTACTGCTGCAACTGCTCGGAACAGTCCAGCAGCCATTTGGTTGATAAATAGGAGTAGAAAGAACTGCCTAAGCAACCTGCCAAAAGAAAACTCAGATAATCATTTTCACAAATTGGAAAATATAGAATGCATGTTTGGAAACTTATTGTACACTTTTAGTACCTTTCGACATTTGGATCAAATCCAATGACGTAGTAAGTTATGAACACCCAAGCACCAACTTCCACAAATGTTATTGGTATCTTAAGGATCCATGTAGGAAGAGAATATGCCCATGCAGGATAAAAGAGCAGGTCCCTTTGCTTGTAAAACACAGGAAGCTTCATCACGGCCATGGCAAGCTCCGAAAATCCGTTAAACATAATCACCATAAGAGTGAAAAACAAAGCTCCCATATAAAtcccaccatcaacaacattatCTCGTTTCATTTCAGTACGCAGAAACAGTGTCATCGCAACAAATGCCATAAACATGAGCTGGGACATCTTGAAAATGTAAACGAACGAATTCCTTTTCATTAACAGGTATTCTCTTGAGGCACAAGCTTTTAGAAGTTCAGTCTTGCTAACTCCATATTTCTCGATGCTCAAAGCAGCTGGGTGGCTCTTCGACTTATTGAATGGAATCGCCAGTTCTTCTCCTAATTTTCGACCAACGTGGAATGACTTAAAAGCCTCTGTGAAATCTTCAACGGTGATGAAAGAGTAAGGCTCGTCTTTACGAGCCCAATATTGTTGCTGATCTTTCTTTGACGTTACCTATAAATTGATGGAACCGAAAGGGCACACATAAATAATTCAACATGAAATTGTTAAGCAAACAGATAAGCGAAAGATAGCTAGGGAAGAGATTTACTTCTTGCAAGAAATCTGCAACTCCTTTCCTATCTGGACATTTGAATCCTACAGACTCAAAAAACTCGAGCACATTCTCACGCGGACCTTGGTAAACAATTTTCCCATCAGAGAGGAGAATAATGTCATCGAAGAGGTTATAAGTTTCTGGTGCTGGTTGCAGAAGCGATATCACAGCGGTACCGTTCATAATATGAACTGTCTGTCTAAGTGAATTCACTATCTGAAATGTCGTTGAGCTGTCTAGACCTGTGGATATCTCATCCATGAAAAACGCTCTTGCTGGCCCGACCAACATTTCCCCTATCAAGTTAGAATTAAAAATTCAGCTAAAAACTCTTTCACCAAATCAAGCTATATCTTAGTGCCGGTATTAAACTAGGAAGTATGAGTTGTTCTACCAGTTGTTACACGTTTCTTTTGTCCACCGGAgatccctctcaacatttcatcacCCACCATGGTATCAGCACAAATATCCAATCCGAGGATCTAAAATTTAGCACAAATCATGATAGTCAGTAAAATCGTTAAGCTTCATAACCATAGATGATTTTGCAGTGACAAGATGATACCTTTAGAACGTAGTCTGTAACTACACTGGCTTCTTGACCATCTATTGCTGCTGCCTGTGAAAATTGTTGGAGATTAAAATTATGGCATAAAATCGAGCTTACAGAGAAACTCCTAGAAATCGGAAAAACGGGTTTTTGCTGCACCAGCATCAATTAGAAAtgtttgaaggaaaaaaaatctgaGACTATCTTTACCTTCATGTACACATCAATATCTGGATCAGGTTTAATGTTTGCAGCCTTTTCCCTTCTTGCAAGCTCTGCCAACATATCTGTCCATGTTCCAAAACCAATAGAGTTTAGATTCATAGAAAAGTGTCAATCATGTCATAATGTACGCAACGCAACAGAATTCAGCTAATTTACTCACCATAACCAGTTCCTGCACCTTGACATCGAGCCGAGAAAGCCAAGGTTTCTCTGACAGTCATTTCACCAATATGAAGATCATATTGACTGATATATGCAGATGTTCTTTGTGGGACAAATTCATTCATTCCATGACCATTATAACTTACTCTCCCTGAAACTTTAAGATCTTTATCAAGCTTCCCGGCCAAAGCCAAGAGCATAGTAGTCTTTCCAGAACTTGGTGGTCCTAAAAGCAATGTCATcctatacaaaataaaataaaataaaataaatcaaaatcaacaaaatcagaacaaataatttttatttttttaaaaatcatGGATAAATTTACCTGTTAGGTTTGATGATTCCACTAACATCATTAAGAATTGAAAATGGTTTCTTTCTATTTGGAAGAATATGCAGAAAAGTCAAACACCCCTGCAAAAATGAATTCAAAATTACACAATCAATCACACTGCCGCCGTCAAGACGGAAGATTTATGCCTTGAGATTTCATCAGCATTTAGAGAAATACAGAGAATAATCAACAAAACCTAATCAATTTAGATGGATCACTACAACCCATGTCATCAATATACTACTGAAATCCTCAAAACCCAAACTTCTTAAACCCCAAATTCACAGTAAAATCTGAAATCCCCTAAATTGATGACGTGGGATGTAGTAATCCATCTAAATTAATTAGGTTTTGTGAAACCCAGAACTTAGAATCCCCATGATTACATTCTGAATTATTGAAGAACATATGAGAAATACTAAAAATTTAATGGAGATTTTTTGAGAGAGAGAGCAGAGAAATAAGGTTAGAAAAACCATGGAGAGAAAGAACTTCACAATGGGTTTTGCACAGCTTCCTAGTCAGTGTGGttaattgttatttttttttgatcggcatGTGGTTAAAATTTAAACTTTCAAAAAGAAATTCGACATCTGGCGGTTAACTTTTTCATACCTCAAGAGCATTGACAGTAGAGTTGAGTAATGTTGGTAAAGATCTTCCTTGTCCATAGGATTCAGCATCTATACTTAGATTTTCATATCTTACTTCAATTGTTGGAAGATCAAGTCCCACTCTGTAACAAACAATTCAAAAACAGAGTCATCAGAaacagagagaagaagagaaaaaaaaaaaacacagagagATGGGGGTAGAGTTATTAGTTACCTATCAATTCGGTTCTTTAGTTTAATCAAAAACTTCTCATTATCAACCTCTGCAACTTTTAATAATCTCTCAATCAATTGTTTTTTCTCTTGAAACCCAAGATTCTGAATATCGATTTCTTTAGTTTCTTCACCATTCTCAGTGAGAAGAATCCCTTTTCTTAGCCGATTATAAGTTGGAAGTTTCTCTAAAGCAGCCCATTTTAatgcttcttcatcatcttcatctctgtACGATCTTGAGAATATATCTACAGCTGCATTGTTTCTCCAAACTGATGAATTTCTTCTTAAACTTGCTACTTTATATATTTCACCATGATCCATTATAACACAACCAAAACTGCAAAACCCACTCTGGGtgtcctcctccttcttctcaaACTCCTGTGTTTCTTCGCTATGTTTTGATGTGAagtttcttagattatgagaatatctaggagagaataaGTGCTATTTATAGTGTGTATAGATATAGACTGTTCAGCTTTATGAGATTGAGACCTTTATTAAAGGAACGTGAGTTATAATTGAGAAGATTATAAAATTagtctttttgttgtcggaaaaTGAAATGGTATCAGACTATCAGTCAATAAATAGATACTTGTAGAGTTGTTCGAtgaatgaatagataaatctgatgAGTTGAATATGAAAGAGCATCGATCAGCGATGACATCACTAGGCGGGGAATTAGTACAGTTGATATTATATATATGAAGGGGGCTGTAAAGCTTCTAGAGTGGTTTGATGAATGGGATACTATTATGATTGCACGTTTGGTGAGTGAAATAATCCATCACCAATGACATCAATCAATATGCAAACAAAAAGTAAAGTTGATATTAACATCGTAGCCTTCAAGTGAAAGTACATACACATCTACAAATTAGTAGATAACATTAATTTGCTTGAATAGCAAAAAGCTTGATGTCCAGGTACAATTGTTTCATTACATTTAAAACACAaccccttttcttttttcttccgttTATTTCGTCAATCGACATCTTTCTCACCGGTGTTAATAGGAGTATTCTGTGGTTGAATAGCTGTGTTTGGAACAAACGAAGTGACTGTTTTGTTACAATCGTTTCTAGCTTCAAATAGACGTGTTAAACCAATTGTATACGAAAGTGTTGTAGGTTTATTTGCTTGCACATCAATACCAATGCTAACAAACATACTGACCTTTTGATGCCGAGGTATTAGTCCTGCTTTAGCCAATaacttttcgattttttttttttcgaaattctTGAACGGTGCTGGTTTGGCTTCACGTCGACAACTCTCCAAAGAAATCCAGGTACTGATTATCGCCAAACCTTGCAAATAAGTTGTATTTGTGCTCTTCCCAAGAAACATAAACTATTTCCTGCTGAAGCAATTGAAACCATAATTGTGCATCTTCTTCAAGGTGATATCCTGCCAATTGAACTCGCTCTGAGG
This DNA window, taken from Papaver somniferum cultivar HN1 chromosome 3, ASM357369v1, whole genome shotgun sequence, encodes the following:
- the LOC113355621 gene encoding pleiotropic drug resistance protein 1-like isoform X1, coding for MDHGEIYKVASLRRNSSVWRNNAAVDIFSRSYRDEDDEEALKWAALEKLPTYNRLRKGILLTENGEETKEIDIQNLGFQEKKQLIERLLKVAEVDNEKFLIKLKNRIDRVGLDLPTIEVRYENLSIDAESYGQGRSLPTLLNSTVNALEGCLTFLHILPNRKKPFSILNDVSGIIKPNRMTLLLGPPSSGKTTMLLALAGKLDKDLKVSGRVSYNGHGMNEFVPQRTSAYISQYDLHIGEMTVRETLAFSARCQGAGTGYDMLAELARREKAANIKPDPDIDVYMKAAAIDGQEASVVTDYVLKILGLDICADTMVGDEMLRGISGGQKKRVTTGEMLVGPARAFFMDEISTGLDSSTTFQIVNSLRQTVHIMNGTAVISLLQPAPETYNLFDDIILLSDGKIVYQGPRENVLEFFESVGFKCPDRKGVADFLQEVTSKKDQQQYWARKDEPYSFITVEDFTEAFKSFHVGRKLGEELAIPFNKSKSHPAALSIEKYGVSKTELLKACASREYLLMKRNSFVYIFKMSQLMFMAFVAMTLFLRTEMKRDNVVDGGIYMGALFFTLMVIMFNGFSELAMAVMKLPVFYKQRDLLFYPAWAYSLPTWILKIPITFVEVGAWVFITYYVIGFDPNVERLLRQFFLLLFINQMAAGLFRAVAAVGRNMIVANTIGSFALLILLALGGFILSQNNVKKWWIWGYWISPLMYGTNAILVNEFYGDQWNKVLPGMNETLGEAVIKSRGFYADPSWYWIGVGALLGYVILFNLFFTLALTYLNPFANSRAVMSNDLASGKTGEDMESTSHKKGSTSHRVGGGTEDIKRSISSASSSTRMDAINEAKGNKKRGMVLPFQPLSITFDNIKYSVDMPPEMKAEGVTEDRLELLKGVSGAFRPGVLTALMGVSGAGKTTLMDVLAGRKTGGYTDGNIMISGYPKKQETFARISGYCEQNDIHSPHVTVYESIVYSAWLRLPKEVKPEIRKMFVEEVMELVELSSLRGALVGLPGVNGLSTEQRKRLTIAVELVANPSIIFMDEPTSGLDARAAAIVMRAVRNTVDTGRTVVCTIHQPSIDIFESFDELFLMKRGGQEIYAGPLGHHSCHLIRYFEGIEGVSKIKDGYNPATWMLEVTSAGQEGGLGIDFTDVYKNSELYKRNKELIKELSVAPPGTKDLYFPTMYSRSFFTQCMACLWKQHWSYWRNPPYTAVRFFFTVVIALMFGTIFWDLGTKTSQRQDLFNALGSMYAAVLFLGVQNTSSVQPVVAVERTVFYRERAAGMYSALPYAFGQVVVEIPYILIQSLVYGIIVYAMIGFEWTPVKFFWYIFYMFFTLCYFTFYGMMTVAVTPNQNIAAIIGSAFYGLWNLFSGFIIPRTKIPIWWRWYYWACPVAWTLYGLAVSQFGDIQTTMVDTGVTVEFFMQNYFGFERDFQPVVAVVVVGFTVLFAFIFAFAIKTFNFQRR